In Gimesia sp., the genomic stretch GAAACGATGGTAGCACGCTGGCAATTTTTGAGCACGATAAGGAAGAGACCAGCGAATGGTTCGGAGATCGGCCCAATGTTTGTATTGCCTGTAAGGACAGAAAGTGTTGTCTGGTGGAATTCGATCAGCAGATTGCTGCCAGCTGGAAACGGGGTTCTCATTACATCACATTGATTGGTGTTAGAGATTTGGATGAAGTGGATCGATTCGTGACCTGGTCGAATAGACATCAGCCGACAGCCACGAATTGAGTTTTCAGGAAAGTTACGATTTCCGATAGAGGCCGAAAATGAAATCACCTTTTCAATCTGACCGGTTACGTCACTTCTACAAACGAAATGCCGGGAAAATCTGGGTTTTGCAAACGGCCTTTTTGATATTGATCGGCTTCAGTATTGCCTGGTCAATGAAGGCCCCCTCTTCGGAGTCGGATCAACCTCCGAAGGAAACCGCGCATGCAGGGCATGCAAAAGCACCGCAGATCTGGACCTGCTCCATGCATCCCCAGATTCGCCGAAACGCACCTGGCAAATGCCCGATTTGTGGTATGGAACTGGTTCCTGTGGGGCCGACGCCGGAGGGAATGCGTACGATTCAGATCAGTGAGACTGCCCGTAATCTGCTGCGAATTGAAACCACGCCTGTGGAGCGGCGTGAAGTCACAGCAAAGATTCGCATGGTGGGGAAAGTCGAGTACGACGAAACAAAGCTGGCACATATCACGGCCTGGGTTTCAGGACGTCTGGATCGACTGTACGTCGATTTTACCGGCGTCGAGGTTAAAAAAGGCGAACATCTGGTCTATATCTACAGTGAAGAGTTGTATGCTGCCCAGGAAGAGTTGATTCAGGCACTGAAATACAAAAAAGAAGGTCCTGCGAAAACGACCAGGCTGGTGCAACCGATCGATCTCGTTGCATCTGCCCGTGAAAAGCTCAGACTGCTGGGACTGACTGCAGAGCAGATTCAGGAAATAGAAAAGCGGGGCACTCCCTCAGAACATCTCACGATTTACTCACCGATCGGCGGCATCGTGATTAAAAAACTGAAAGAAGAAGGGGACCGCGTCCGCACCGGGGATCGAATTTATACTGTAGCCGATCTCAATCTGGTTTGGGTCAAGTTAGATGCCTACGAATCTGACCTGATCTGGCTGCATTATGGACAAAAAGTGAAATTCAAAACCGAAGCCTATCCGGGGGAGACATTCACGGGGCGGATTGCCTTCATTGATCCTGTCCTGAATGAGTCAACACGCACGGTCAAAGTCAGAGTGAATGTGCCAAATAAAGATGGCAAGCTGAAACCGGAAATGTTTGTCAGCGCCGTGGTGGAATCACAGGTGGCAACGGGAGGCCGTGTCCTCGATGAAGAACTGATGGGGAAATGGATCAGTCCCATGCATCCGGAAATTATTAAGGATCATCCCGGGGTCTGTGATATCTGTGGAATGCCACTGGTTCGCGCTGAGACGCTGGGAGACGTTATCACACCAGAGGAAAAAAAAGACAAACCATTGGTGATTCCTGTATCAGCAGCTCTGGTTACGGGGACAAGAGCGATTGTTTATGTCGAAGTTCCTACAGCCAGCAAGCCGACCTATGAAGGGCGGGAAATCGTTCTGGGCCCGCGTGCTGGAAATTATTACATTGTCAGGAATGGTTTGAGAGAAGGTGAACTTGTCGTCACGAATGGCAACTTCCAGTTGGATAGTGCTCTGCAGATCTCTGCTAAACCGTCCATGATGACACCCGAAGGCGGCGGTGGAGGAGGACATCACCACGGCGGCAGCAGTTCCAGCAACAAAAAGATGGAACAGAAACAGTCGCAGTCACAGACAATGTCTCTGCCACCCCAGTTTCAGCAACAACTCAGCAGAGTACTTCAAGCCTCCGATGCCGTTACTGCGGCCATTGAAAAATCGGAACTGACTCAAGTGCGTGCGGCATTCGAGCAACTGGGACAGGCCCTGCAGCAGACAGATACCAAACTACTGACGGGACATGCCGCTATGCTGTGGGGGGAATTTTCCATGTTGCTGTCAAATGACGCGGTTGAAGGCGGCGATGTTCTATCGCTGGAAGAGGCAGATCAGGTCTATGCCAAACTGAAACGGCATATACAACGTGTGCGTGCCCAGTTTGGAATGAATCATACAAATCACGAAAACAGCGCTAAGGACATTGAAGTACCTGCTGAATTTCAGACTGAATTAGCACCGTTACTGAGCTTTTATTTTACCCTCTCAGATTTTCTGGCATCCGATCAGGAACAGAAAGCACTTGGGGCTGGTTCGAAGTTGAAGCAGATACTCGGTTCGATTCAGAGTTCCGCTTTGCAGGGAGATGCTCTGAGATACTGGAATCAGGAAGCTGCCAATCTCGCCGGGATTGCCGATCAGTTTAAGCTGGCAAAGGACCTGAAGTCGCTGCGCAAGTCCTTCGCATTGCTTTCCCAGGAAATCCTGGTGCTGGTGAAGACTTTTGATCTTGCCCGCCAGCCGCCCCTGTATGAACTGCATTGTCCGATGGCCTTTCAGGGGCGGGGAGCGATCTGGTTGCAGCGCGATACTGAGGTCAAAAA encodes the following:
- a CDS encoding efflux RND transporter periplasmic adaptor subunit; translated protein: MKSPFQSDRLRHFYKRNAGKIWVLQTAFLILIGFSIAWSMKAPSSESDQPPKETAHAGHAKAPQIWTCSMHPQIRRNAPGKCPICGMELVPVGPTPEGMRTIQISETARNLLRIETTPVERREVTAKIRMVGKVEYDETKLAHITAWVSGRLDRLYVDFTGVEVKKGEHLVYIYSEELYAAQEELIQALKYKKEGPAKTTRLVQPIDLVASAREKLRLLGLTAEQIQEIEKRGTPSEHLTIYSPIGGIVIKKLKEEGDRVRTGDRIYTVADLNLVWVKLDAYESDLIWLHYGQKVKFKTEAYPGETFTGRIAFIDPVLNESTRTVKVRVNVPNKDGKLKPEMFVSAVVESQVATGGRVLDEELMGKWISPMHPEIIKDHPGVCDICGMPLVRAETLGDVITPEEKKDKPLVIPVSAALVTGTRAIVYVEVPTASKPTYEGREIVLGPRAGNYYIVRNGLREGELVVTNGNFQLDSALQISAKPSMMTPEGGGGGGHHHGGSSSSNKKMEQKQSQSQTMSLPPQFQQQLSRVLQASDAVTAAIEKSELTQVRAAFEQLGQALQQTDTKLLTGHAAMLWGEFSMLLSNDAVEGGDVLSLEEADQVYAKLKRHIQRVRAQFGMNHTNHENSAKDIEVPAEFQTELAPLLSFYFTLSDFLASDQEQKALGAGSKLKQILGSIQSSALQGDALRYWNQEAANLAGIADQFKLAKDLKSLRKSFALLSQEILVLVKTFDLARQPPLYELHCPMAFQGRGAIWLQRDTEVKNPYFGTSMLKCADRVVPIAREQLQEKPIEHKGHDHQ